One genomic region from Bufo bufo chromosome 3, aBufBuf1.1, whole genome shotgun sequence encodes:
- the LOC120994705 gene encoding E3 SUMO-protein ligase ZBED1-like, which translates to MVERFLEQQPAVCATLLSPEVRRGESDLCTLNETDVSNAEDAVSALKPMKDATMLMSEERNPTVSLIAPINAQLLQSMTDTMGDTPMIHEIKNSIRTDLQKRYSSEAEKKILHTASALDPRFKGLPFILTDEERLEIFKGVTEEAASLEITSDESERTQEDHQVPRRKQTLEEEDSSPIEDNHSPPSPPKKARSLLVSLLGQSFTDTEGTIEPKKTPYAKAEEEMENYCKAPPLPLTEDPLNWWREHEVIFPLLSRLSKQYLCIPGTSVSAERVFSTAGDVVTAKRSALKPDHVDQLVFLQKNLHVPKC; encoded by the exons ATGGTCGAGAGGTTCTTGGAACAACAACCTGCAGTCTGTGCCACCTTGCTGTCTCCAGAAGTCAGAAGAGGAGAGTCCGATCTCTGCACTCTAAACGAAACAGATGTGTCAAATGCAGAGGACGCCGTGAGTGCATTAAAGCCAATGAAGGATGCAACCATGCTGATGTCAGAAGAGCGCAATCCAACAGTTTCTCTCATTGCCCCTATAAATGCACAACTTCTCCAGAGCATGACAGACACGATGGGAGACACACCCATGATCCATGAGATCAAGAATTCTATTAGAACAGATCTCCAGAAGAGGTACAGCAGTGAGGCCGAGAAGAAGATCCTTCATACAGCCTCTGCACTGGATCCTCGCTTTAAGGGACTGCCTTtcatcctcacagatgaagaaagATTGGAGATATTTAAAGGAGTCACTGAGGAAGCTGCATCCTTGGAG ATTACATCAGATGAGAGTGAGAGGACACAAGAGGATCATCAAGTGCCTAGAAGAAAACAAACTCTGGAAGAAGAGGACAGTTCACCCATCGAAGACAACCATTCTCCACCATCTCCTCCCAAAAAGGCCAGATCGCTGCTCGTGAGTTTGCTGGGACAgtctttcactgacactgaaggtACAATAGAACCCAAAAAGACCCCCTATGCCAAGGCTGAAGAGGAAATGGAAAACTATTGTAAAGCCCCACCTCTGCCTCTCACTGAGGACCCTTTGAACTGGTGGCGTGAGCATGAGGTCATATTTCCCCTCCTTTCTCGGCTGTCAAAGCAATACTTGTGTATCCCAGGTACAAGCGTGTCTGCAGAGCGGGTTTTCTCCACTGCAGGAGATGTGGTAACTGCAAAAAGAAGCGCCCTCAAACCAGACCATGTAGATCAATTGGTGTTCTTACAGAAAAATCTACATGTTCCCAAATGCTGA